The following are from one region of the Nitrospirae bacterium CG2_30_53_67 genome:
- a CDS encoding ABC transporter, producing MTEILAYGFMQKALAAGILVSITCSVISFFVLVNRLSFIGVGISHAAFGGVAIGILFGIDPTLSAVIFSVLTAWMIGIVSRRGRLNEDTTIGIFYAAAMALGIVIIGLSRGYTVDLFGYLFGNILAVTSTDLWIVAALSLFVLGTVFYFFKELLYISFDEESAQVNGVPVAFLYYYLLTLMAVTIVISMKVVGIILVSALLVIPAAAAYEVSSHYKSVLIVSVIVGLVSALGGLLVSYRFNTASGATIVLLAAAVFLLLFTIRSLRTGPKKDRVPVHGPSDPQG from the coding sequence TCGGTGATCTCCTTTTTTGTCCTGGTCAACCGGCTCTCCTTCATCGGCGTGGGGATCTCGCATGCAGCCTTCGGGGGCGTGGCCATCGGGATCCTCTTCGGCATCGACCCGACCCTTTCGGCCGTGATCTTCTCCGTGCTGACCGCTTGGATGATCGGGATCGTGAGCCGCAGGGGGAGGCTTAACGAGGATACGACCATCGGAATCTTTTATGCCGCGGCCATGGCATTGGGGATCGTGATCATCGGGCTTTCCAGAGGGTATACCGTAGACCTTTTCGGCTATCTCTTCGGGAATATCCTCGCGGTCACCTCAACGGACCTCTGGATCGTGGCGGCCCTCAGCCTGTTTGTCCTCGGGACCGTATTTTACTTCTTCAAAGAACTGCTGTACATCAGTTTTGACGAAGAATCGGCACAGGTGAACGGTGTGCCGGTGGCCTTCCTCTATTATTATCTCCTCACGCTCATGGCCGTGACCATCGTGATCTCCATGAAGGTGGTCGGCATCATCCTGGTTTCGGCCCTTCTGGTGATCCCGGCCGCGGCGGCCTACGAGGTGAGTTCCCATTACAAGTCGGTTCTCATCGTCTCAGTCATCGTCGGGCTTGTCTCGGCCCTGGGCGGGCTCCTTGTCTCCTACCGGTTCAATACCGCCTCCGGGGCCACCATTGTCCTTCTGGCGGCTGCGGTTTTTCTCCTCCTCTTTACCATCCGCTCACTGAGGACCGGTCCTAAGAAGGACCGGGTTCCGGTCCATGGCCCTTCGGATCCCCAGGGTTAA
- a CDS encoding GTP cyclohydrolase I FolE, translating into MSGMDKAKISKGVRLILEGVGEDPDRPGLKDTPRRVADLYEEILEGLSADLSKIIRPIDGEAHKEMVMIKDIPFYSICEHHLLPFYGKAHIAYIPGEGKIVGFSALARALELLARRLQMQERLTTQLADLIVESLEPRGAMVVIEAEQLCVSMRGVKKAGAKTVTSAVRGIFEANERTRVEMLELMKSGNL; encoded by the coding sequence GTGAGCGGGATGGATAAGGCGAAGATCTCAAAAGGGGTAAGGCTGATTCTCGAAGGCGTGGGCGAGGACCCGGACCGTCCCGGTTTGAAGGATACGCCGAGGCGGGTGGCTGATCTGTACGAAGAGATCCTGGAAGGGCTCTCGGCGGATCTTTCCAAGATCATCAGGCCTATTGACGGTGAGGCGCACAAGGAGATGGTGATGATCAAGGATATCCCGTTTTATTCGATCTGTGAGCACCATCTTCTCCCATTTTACGGCAAGGCCCATATCGCCTATATCCCCGGAGAGGGGAAGATCGTGGGCTTTTCGGCCTTGGCCCGGGCGCTTGAACTCCTGGCCCGGAGACTCCAGATGCAGGAGAGGCTGACCACCCAGCTTGCGGATCTGATTGTGGAGAGCCTGGAACCCAGAGGGGCCATGGTGGTGATTGAGGCGGAACAGCTCTGTGTCTCCATGAGGGGGGTGAAGAAGGCCGGGGCAAAGACCGTGACCTCGGCGGTCCGAGGGATTTTTGAGGCCAATGAGCGAACCCGGGTGGAGATGCTGGAACTGATGAAGAGCGGCAATCTATAA
- a CDS encoding 5,10-methylenetetrahydrofolate reductase, whose product MGKKKTVRAAFEAGEFVVTGECGPPKGTDISEMLHHAEGMLGYVNGINVTDNQSSVMRIGSLPVCKLLVDMGHDPVFQITGRDRNRLAIQSDLLGAHILGIRNVLCLTGDGVQAGDHKDAKPVFDLESVQILQAVEALNNGKDMAGNDLKGATSLFPGAVVTPESRPIEPQLMKFEKKIRAGAKFFQTQAVYDIENFLDFMKFARQFDTKIMAGLVLLTSAGMANYMNKFVPGVSVPQNLIDRMKAAGKEKAIDTGIDIMCEFIKAVRDQCDGVHIMAIGKEHLVPEIVKRAGLA is encoded by the coding sequence TTGGGCAAGAAGAAAACCGTCAGAGCGGCGTTCGAAGCTGGAGAGTTTGTCGTGACCGGTGAATGCGGCCCCCCAAAAGGCACGGACATCTCCGAGATGCTTCATCATGCCGAGGGCATGCTCGGCTATGTCAACGGCATCAACGTCACCGACAACCAGAGTTCAGTCATGCGGATCGGGTCCCTTCCGGTCTGCAAGCTCCTGGTCGACATGGGGCACGATCCGGTTTTCCAAATTACGGGCCGTGATCGGAACCGCCTGGCCATCCAAAGCGATCTCCTGGGCGCCCATATCCTCGGCATCCGGAACGTCCTCTGCCTGACCGGTGACGGGGTCCAGGCCGGGGACCACAAGGACGCCAAACCGGTTTTCGATCTGGAGTCCGTGCAGATTCTTCAGGCCGTGGAGGCCCTGAATAACGGAAAGGACATGGCGGGCAATGACCTGAAAGGCGCAACGTCATTGTTTCCCGGAGCGGTGGTCACCCCCGAGTCCAGACCCATTGAGCCGCAGCTTATGAAGTTTGAAAAAAAGATACGGGCCGGGGCGAAATTCTTTCAGACCCAGGCGGTCTACGATATCGAGAACTTTCTTGACTTCATGAAGTTCGCACGGCAATTCGACACCAAGATCATGGCCGGGTTGGTGCTTCTGACCTCCGCCGGGATGGCCAATTACATGAACAAGTTTGTGCCCGGCGTTTCCGTGCCTCAGAACCTGATCGACCGGATGAAGGCGGCCGGCAAGGAAAAGGCCATCGATACCGGGATCGACATCATGTGCGAATTCATCAAGGCAGTGAGGGACCAGTGCGACGGCGTCCATATCATGGCCATCGGCAAGGAACATCTCGTGCCGGAGATCGTGAAGAGGGCGGGGCTGGCATAG
- a CDS encoding 3-methyl-2-oxobutanoate hydroxymethyltransferase, translating into MNRMPRITITDLKKKKAEGKKITMLTAYDFPFAALVDQAGIDMILVGDSLGVVVQGKENTLPVTMDQMVYHTEMVVRATRNALVVGDMPFMSYQVSCEEAVSNAGRFLKEAGAQAVKLEGGASVRKTIEAISAADIPVMAHIGLTPQSVHKMGGFKVQKEMDRLLKDAASVEEAGAFSVVLECIPGEIAKKITQEISIPTIGIGAGVHCDGQVLVLHDLLGLFERFVPKFIKRYAHLGEEALSAIRQYKEEVESGGFPGEEHTFK; encoded by the coding sequence ATGAATAGGATGCCTCGAATCACCATCACGGATCTCAAAAAGAAGAAGGCCGAGGGGAAGAAAATCACCATGCTGACGGCCTATGACTTCCCCTTTGCCGCTCTGGTGGACCAGGCCGGGATCGACATGATCCTGGTCGGTGATTCCCTGGGCGTGGTGGTGCAGGGCAAAGAGAACACCCTGCCCGTGACCATGGACCAGATGGTCTACCATACGGAGATGGTCGTCCGGGCGACCCGGAATGCATTGGTGGTGGGGGACATGCCGTTTATGTCCTATCAGGTGAGCTGTGAGGAAGCGGTTTCCAATGCGGGCCGGTTTCTCAAGGAGGCGGGGGCGCAGGCCGTGAAACTTGAAGGAGGCGCCTCGGTCCGGAAGACCATCGAGGCCATTTCAGCCGCGGATATACCGGTCATGGCCCATATCGGGCTGACCCCGCAGTCCGTGCACAAAATGGGCGGGTTCAAGGTTCAAAAAGAGATGGACCGGCTCTTGAAAGACGCAGCATCCGTGGAAGAAGCCGGAGCTTTTTCCGTGGTCCTGGAGTGTATCCCCGGTGAGATTGCAAAAAAGATTACCCAGGAGATTTCCATTCCGACCATTGGGATCGGCGCAGGGGTCCACTGTGACGGACAGGTGCTTGTCCTGCATGACCTTCTCGGACTCTTTGAGCGTTTTGTACCCAAGTTCATCAAGCGGTATGCCCATCTCGGAGAGGAAGCCTTGTCGGCCATCCGGCAGTACAAGGAGGAAGTGGAGAGCGGGGGGTTCCCCGGAGAGGAACATACGTTTAAATGA
- a CDS encoding FAD-dependent thymidylate synthase codes for MAQTRLHVELLRYTPRPEEVVAMGAKLCYSPSNIDDLKQGIESKDQAGFVDKLVTMGHMSPVEHVSFTFGVEGISRACSHQIVRHRVASYSQQSQRYVGEQTEKHQGKVFDYVVPPSVAAAGKSAWFEEKMKIIQGWYDELNAALGNRGEKSQEDARFILPNAAETKIIITMNARELLHFFRVRCCNRAQWEIRDMADEMLRKVKEAAPKLFKEAGPGCLKGKCPEGKMTCGKTEEVREKFKNM; via the coding sequence ATGGCCCAGACCAGATTGCATGTTGAGTTGCTGCGATATACCCCAAGACCCGAAGAGGTCGTGGCCATGGGCGCCAAGCTCTGTTATTCCCCTTCCAACATTGATGATCTGAAACAGGGGATCGAGAGCAAGGACCAGGCGGGGTTTGTGGACAAGCTGGTGACCATGGGGCATATGTCCCCTGTGGAGCATGTCTCGTTCACCTTCGGTGTGGAAGGGATATCCAGGGCCTGCTCCCATCAGATCGTGCGCCATCGAGTGGCCTCGTATTCACAGCAGAGTCAGCGGTATGTGGGCGAGCAGACGGAGAAACATCAAGGGAAGGTTTTCGACTATGTGGTCCCCCCGTCCGTGGCGGCTGCCGGCAAGTCCGCATGGTTCGAAGAGAAGATGAAGATCATCCAGGGCTGGTACGACGAACTCAACGCCGCTCTGGGGAACAGGGGGGAAAAATCCCAGGAGGATGCCCGGTTCATCCTGCCCAATGCCGCGGAGACCAAGATCATCATCACCATGAATGCCAGGGAGCTTCTCCATTTCTTCCGTGTGCGGTGCTGCAACCGGGCCCAGTGGGAGATCAGGGACATGGCCGATGAGATGCTGAGGAAGGTCAAGGAGGCGGCGCCCAAACTTTTCAAGGAAGCCGGCCCGGGGTGCCTCAAGGGAAAATGTCCCGAAGGGAAGATGACCTGCGGCAAGACCGAAGAGGTCAGAGAAAAGTTTAAGAACATGTAA
- a CDS encoding carbon monoxide dehydrogenase produces the protein MSFNIALSGKGGTGKTSLAGLLIRYLIRHGKSPIMVIDADANANLNEVLGVKVENTIGELREGLLGREGQQPGGMSKDAYFEMMLHQVVAEHEGFDLLVMGRPEGPGCYCFVNNLIRKYSDELSEKYPYIVTDNEAGLEHLSRRTTQNTDLLLVISDPSQRGIRTAKRVLDLADELKLNIKRTALIVNRVAGELDPALSDLIEEQGMKLAGWVPTDQNITEYDLRGEAMINLPDDSRAVIAFEKILDGMEIA, from the coding sequence ATGTCGTTTAATATCGCCCTATCCGGGAAGGGCGGAACCGGCAAAACCAGTCTGGCCGGGCTTCTCATCCGGTATCTGATCCGTCATGGGAAGAGCCCGATTATGGTTATCGATGCCGATGCCAATGCCAACCTTAACGAGGTCCTCGGCGTAAAAGTCGAAAACACCATCGGCGAACTCAGGGAAGGGCTCCTGGGGCGTGAGGGTCAGCAGCCGGGAGGCATGTCCAAGGATGCGTATTTCGAGATGATGCTCCACCAGGTGGTCGCGGAGCATGAAGGGTTTGATCTTCTGGTCATGGGCCGGCCCGAAGGACCGGGCTGTTATTGTTTTGTCAACAACCTGATTCGGAAATATTCGGACGAGTTGTCTGAGAAGTATCCCTATATTGTGACGGACAATGAGGCGGGTCTGGAGCACCTGAGCCGTAGGACGACTCAGAATACGGATCTTCTCCTGGTGATCAGCGACCCGTCACAGCGCGGGATCAGGACCGCAAAGAGGGTCTTGGATCTGGCGGATGAGCTCAAGCTCAATATCAAGAGGACGGCCCTGATCGTCAATCGGGTGGCGGGAGAGCTTGATCCCGCTTTGTCGGATCTGATTGAAGAGCAAGGGATGAAACTTGCCGGCTGGGTGCCGACCGATCAGAATATTACAGAATACGATCTCCGGGGTGAGGCAATGATCAATCTGCCGGACGACTCCCGGGCCGTGATCGCCTTTGAAAAAATTCTGGACGGCATGGAGATTGCCTGA
- a CDS encoding acetyl-CoA decarbonylase/synthase complex subunit delta (part of a complex that catalyzes the cleavage of acetyl-CoA), which translates to MAVEILKEKYTGKVNTVTIGTGDKAVTVGGATALPFHLFEGEAGNRPLIAYEVLDLPPEDAPLAQKEAWGALWSDPVQWARYCQNELSARAVALRLISTDPDGKNAGPEEAADTVKKVLAAIDIPLIILGSFKEAKDGQVLKVVADAARGRNCLIGKAQEENYKTIAAAAISNGHKLIAFSNLDFNLSKQINILLTQTGFNINDIVIDPTASALGYGLEYTYSVIERIRASALIQNDAMMQPPMLLDLASVVWKVKEVKAGEDQMPGWGDVGERGTHWEASTAVSMLMAGTEILVMSSPKAVQTVEKTIDQLMA; encoded by the coding sequence ATGGCAGTTGAGATCCTGAAAGAGAAGTATACAGGCAAAGTGAATACCGTCACCATCGGGACCGGCGACAAGGCCGTGACCGTGGGCGGGGCGACCGCGCTTCCCTTTCATCTCTTTGAAGGAGAGGCCGGGAACCGTCCTTTAATCGCCTATGAGGTGCTGGATCTGCCGCCTGAGGACGCGCCTTTAGCCCAGAAAGAGGCATGGGGTGCGTTATGGAGCGATCCGGTTCAGTGGGCCAGGTACTGTCAGAATGAACTCTCGGCAAGGGCCGTGGCCTTGCGGCTGATCAGCACGGACCCGGACGGCAAGAACGCCGGTCCCGAAGAAGCGGCTGATACCGTCAAGAAGGTTCTGGCCGCCATTGATATCCCGCTCATCATCCTCGGCTCTTTCAAGGAGGCCAAGGACGGCCAGGTTCTGAAGGTGGTCGCCGACGCGGCCAGAGGGCGGAACTGCCTGATCGGTAAGGCCCAGGAGGAGAACTACAAGACCATCGCCGCTGCGGCCATCTCCAACGGCCATAAACTGATCGCCTTCTCCAATCTGGACTTCAACCTGTCCAAACAGATTAATATCCTTCTGACCCAGACCGGGTTCAACATCAACGATATCGTCATTGACCCCACGGCCAGCGCCCTCGGGTATGGTCTGGAATACACCTATTCCGTGATCGAAAGGATCCGGGCCTCCGCCCTCATACAGAACGATGCGATGATGCAGCCTCCCATGCTCTTGGATCTGGCCTCCGTGGTCTGGAAGGTCAAAGAGGTGAAGGCCGGCGAGGACCAGATGCCGGGATGGGGGGATGTCGGGGAGCGGGGAACGCACTGGGAGGCTTCCACGGCTGTCAGCATGCTCATGGCCGGTACGGAGATCCTGGTTATGTCATCACCCAAGGCGGTTCAGACCGTGGAGAAGACGATTGATCAGTTGATGGCGTAA
- a CDS encoding CO dehydrogenase/CO-methylating acetyl-CoA synthase complex subunit beta, with amino-acid sequence MSKLIASAAIRASHEILEKVDSLLTEVTAEKGEDFQFEFMDTGYFLPQIYAMTGFAVKTLKDMRTALEAYARPLLKPVPEEKVYKPYLGEALDAGMATLFAQEILMALRYIKGLEPVTDPEMNLTYNGFITDSILRDLGFQLVDGSMPGYVVILGAAESDERAEQIVRDLQQKNILIFLAGHVKGNSVTKQLHRRGVEMGWPTRIVPLGPDTEHTIYALDWAARAGLTFGGLKAGDYALNLKYSLNRVFAFAMVLGDLDDMKWATGAGAINQGFPAVCDTDVPEIRPRGVCTYEHVVRELDQDKIVQTAIETRGLKIIVEKPPIPVAYGPAFEGERIRKEDTFLEFGGNQSPSFELVRMLNLDEVEDGKVELIGTENVEKYEAGGVVPLGVVIEVAGRKMQKDFEPVLERKTHDFVNMAQGVWHMGQRDICWSRISKSAFSEGFRIHHFGEIHVAMMKSKFPAIVDKVQVKIYTDEKDVVRLRDEARKVYHERDIRVANMTDESVDTYYSCLLCQSFAPNHVCVVSPERLGLCGAVNWMDAKAAFEINPTGGNQPVKKGETLDAVKGRWTGVEEYVKKESHGALDGFSAYSLMDAPMTSCGCFEAIVSVVPEANGIMIVDRGYPGMTPIGMKFSTLAGTVGGGTQTPGFTGIGKYFITSRKFLTADGGFKRIVWLTTSIKNQLGEALKKRAEEIGEPDLLNKIADETVAVDAEQLVAFLTEKGHPALTMESMF; translated from the coding sequence ATGTCAAAGCTGATTGCCTCGGCGGCCATACGCGCCTCTCATGAGATTCTTGAGAAAGTGGACAGCCTGTTGACGGAGGTTACGGCCGAGAAGGGCGAGGATTTCCAGTTTGAATTCATGGACACGGGATATTTTCTGCCCCAGATCTATGCCATGACCGGTTTTGCCGTCAAAACGCTCAAGGATATGCGCACGGCCCTTGAGGCCTATGCCCGCCCCCTTCTGAAACCGGTTCCCGAAGAAAAGGTCTATAAGCCTTATCTGGGTGAGGCCCTGGATGCAGGGATGGCCACCCTCTTTGCCCAGGAGATCCTGATGGCCCTGCGGTATATCAAGGGTCTGGAGCCGGTCACGGATCCGGAGATGAATCTGACCTACAATGGATTCATTACCGATTCGATCCTCCGGGACCTGGGTTTCCAGTTGGTGGACGGGTCCATGCCGGGCTACGTAGTCATCCTCGGCGCGGCCGAGAGCGACGAGCGGGCCGAGCAGATCGTGCGGGATCTCCAGCAGAAAAACATCCTGATCTTCCTGGCCGGCCATGTCAAGGGGAACAGTGTGACCAAGCAGCTTCACCGGAGAGGCGTGGAAATGGGCTGGCCGACCCGGATTGTCCCCCTGGGTCCGGATACCGAGCATACGATCTATGCCTTGGACTGGGCGGCGCGGGCCGGGCTCACCTTCGGCGGGCTCAAGGCCGGGGATTATGCGCTCAATCTGAAATATTCCCTGAACCGGGTCTTTGCCTTTGCCATGGTCCTGGGGGATCTGGACGATATGAAATGGGCGACCGGCGCCGGGGCCATCAATCAGGGATTCCCTGCGGTTTGCGACACCGATGTCCCGGAGATCCGGCCGAGAGGCGTGTGCACCTACGAGCACGTGGTCCGCGAACTGGATCAGGACAAGATCGTCCAGACCGCGATCGAGACCCGGGGCCTCAAGATCATCGTGGAAAAGCCGCCCATCCCCGTGGCGTATGGTCCGGCCTTCGAAGGAGAGCGGATCCGCAAGGAGGATACCTTCCTGGAGTTCGGGGGGAACCAGTCTCCTTCCTTCGAGCTGGTGAGGATGCTGAATCTGGATGAGGTTGAGGACGGCAAGGTTGAGCTCATCGGCACCGAAAACGTGGAGAAGTACGAAGCCGGCGGGGTCGTTCCCCTCGGGGTGGTGATTGAAGTGGCCGGCCGGAAGATGCAGAAGGATTTCGAGCCGGTCCTCGAGAGGAAGACCCATGACTTCGTCAACATGGCCCAGGGGGTCTGGCACATGGGACAGCGGGACATCTGCTGGTCCAGGATCAGCAAAAGCGCCTTCAGCGAGGGTTTTCGGATTCACCACTTCGGAGAGATTCACGTGGCCATGATGAAGTCCAAGTTTCCGGCCATCGTGGACAAGGTTCAGGTCAAGATCTACACGGACGAGAAAGACGTGGTTCGGCTCAGGGACGAGGCGCGGAAGGTCTACCATGAACGCGATATCCGTGTCGCCAACATGACCGACGAGTCCGTAGATACCTATTATTCCTGCCTCCTCTGCCAGTCCTTCGCGCCCAACCACGTCTGCGTGGTTTCACCCGAGAGACTCGGCCTCTGCGGCGCAGTCAACTGGATGGACGCCAAAGCCGCCTTCGAGATCAACCCCACAGGCGGGAACCAGCCCGTGAAGAAGGGAGAGACCCTCGATGCGGTCAAGGGCCGTTGGACGGGTGTGGAAGAATACGTGAAGAAGGAGTCCCACGGCGCGCTCGATGGGTTCTCGGCCTATTCCCTGATGGATGCGCCCATGACCTCCTGCGGATGCTTTGAGGCCATTGTGTCCGTGGTCCCTGAGGCCAACGGAATCATGATCGTGGACAGGGGATATCCGGGCATGACGCCGATCGGGATGAAGTTCTCCACCCTGGCGGGCACCGTGGGCGGAGGGACCCAGACGCCGGGTTTTACGGGAATCGGAAAGTATTTCATCACGAGCAGAAAGTTTTTAACGGCGGATGGAGGATTCAAGCGGATCGTCTGGCTCACGACGAGTATCAAAAATCAGTTGGGCGAGGCGCTGAAGAAGCGGGCCGAGGAGATCGGGGAACCG